From Lolium perenne isolate Kyuss_39 chromosome 5, Kyuss_2.0, whole genome shotgun sequence, a single genomic window includes:
- the LOC127299130 gene encoding uncharacterized protein — protein sequence METSPLVMLTLLLACWFPPAKAVPSLQEQAGALLAWKATLQSQPAQLQSWKTGNTTTTWPCSWYGIKCSKHQAWHQEVVITKISLRGLRLKGELDALNFTALATLTSIQLSHNRLTGRIPPSIVSLRELRFLLLQRNQIRGSLSPALASLTQLRCLMLQQNQLSGEIPRQIVQLEGLVTLNLSANHFSGPIPSELGYLKKLLRLDFSINNLTGPIPRNLGNITKLTILYLYSNQLSGYLPRELGYLVNLEELDLSDNELMGSIPNSFGSLIKLTGLALWDNQLSGCIPQELGYLVNLKLLYLNSNKLTGSIPRELGYLVNLKELDLTSNKLMGSIPNTFGNLTKLTGLYLSYNQFMGSIPNIFGNLSKLAILHLDDNHFSGHVPQEIGTLMDLEDLELDSNNLSGPLPPELCVGGHLKYLIAFDNYLNGPLPSSLVHCTSLVRVRLEKNQIEGDISELGVHPNLLYMDMSLNKLFGQLSSRWMESRNLTMLRLSNNNIRGTIPISMGKLPQLGLLDLSSNKLEGKIPSELGNLKKLFNLSLAENFLHGSIPQEIGALSSLELLDLSSNNLSDLVHESIGNCLKLRSLNLSRNNFKGNIPAMLGVLHNLQYMLDLSDNSFSGAIPSQLSGLIMLDTLNLSHNELNGSIPQSFQSMESLISIDVSYNELEGPVPESKIFHGAPIKWFMHNKMLCGVVKGLPPCSSATKSEGKNNGYRTLVLVMVLALVLLVLVAAIFMFQHERKKSKPINTDKVTQEKVFSIWSFDGENMFKQITEATDNFSELHCIGTGGYGSVYKARLGTCEIYAVKKIHMVEDECCVNELVFNREVEALVQIRHRNIVKLFGYCSSNQGRFLIYEYMERGNLAEILKANETAIELNWKRRIYIVLDVVHALAYMHHDCSSPIVHRDITSRNILLDQEFRACVSDFGTAKILNVNGLNLTKLAGTKGYLAPELAYTENVTEMCDVYSFGVLVLELFMGLYPGDLLSSIYLMTNKNGVCLKDLLDSRLVLPDAETAREMHGVLSVAFQCLEPNPLRRPTARRASDQLSAGTKTCEDQHVDYLHVVFTIPAQ from the exons ATGGAGACTTCCCCACTCGTGATGCTCACTCTCCTACTGGCCTGCTGGTTTCCCCCGGCCAAGGCAGTGCCATCCCTACAAGAACAAGCTGGAGCGCTCCTTGCCTGGAAGGCCACACTCCAAAGCCAACCAGCCCAGCTGCAATCCTGGAAAACGGGAAACACTACCACTACATGGCCCTGCAGCTGGTACGGCATCAAGTGCAGCAAGCATCAAGCATGGCACCAAGAGGTGGTGATCACCAAGATCTCTCTACGAGGGCTTCGGCTCAAAGGGGAGCTCGACGCCCTCAACTTCACGGCGTTGGCAACCCTGACGAGCATCCAGCTCTCTCACAACAGGCTCACCGGGAGGATCCCTCCAAGCATTGTGTCGCTCAGAGAGCTCCGCTTCCTGCTTCTTCAACGCAATCAGATAAGGGGCTCTTTATCACCTGCTTTAGCATCCTTGACACAACTGCGCTGCTTGATGCTCCAGCAGAATCAACTCTCCGGTGAAATACCAAGGCAAATAGTACAACTTGAGGGTCTTGTGACGCTCAACTTGTCTGCCAATCACTTTTCCGGTCCCATCCCTAGTGAACTAGGCTACCTAAAGAAGCTTCTTAGGTTAGATTTTTCCATCAACAACCTCACAGGCCCCATTCCAAGAAATTTAGGGAATATTACAAAACTCACTATCTTGTACCTTTATAGTAATCAATTATCTGGATATCTTCCTCGGGAACTAGGTTACCTTGTGAATTTAGAAGAGTTGGATCTTAGCGATAACGAGCTGATGGGTTCCATCCCCAATTCCTTTGGGAGTTTGATTAAACTCACTGGCTTGGCCCTATGGGATAACCAACTGTCTGGatgtattcctcaagaactaggtTACCTGGTTAATCTAAAATTGCTGTATCTTAACAGCAACAAACTCACTGGTTCCATCCCCA GAGAACTAGGTTACCTGGTGAATCTAAAAGAGTTAGATCTTACCAGCAACAAACTCATGGGTTCCATCCCCAATACCTTTGGAAATTTGACTAAACTCACTGGCCTGTACCTTAGTTATAATCAGTTCATGGGTTCCATCCCCAATATATTTGGAAACTTGTCTAAGCTCGCTATCTTACACCTTGATGACAATCATTTTTCCGGACATGTTCCACAAGAAATTGGCACCTTAATGGATCTTGAGGATTTGGAGTTGGACAGTAACAATCTCTCGGGTCCCTTGCCACCAGAGTTGTGTGTTGGAGGCCATCTCAAGTATTTAATTGCATTTGATAACTACCTCAATGGACCTCTGCCATCAAGTTTAGTACACTGCACAAGCCTAGTTAGAGTACGTCTAGAAAAGAATCAAATTGAAGGAGATATTTCTGAGTTGGGAGTTCATCCAAATCTTCTTTATATGGATATGAGCTTGAATAAACTATTTGGGCAATTATCATCTCGGTGGATGGAAAGCCGTAATCTTACCATGCTACGCCTCTCAAACAACAACATCAGGGGGACAATACCCATAAGTATGGGGAAACTACCTCAGCTAGGGCTACTTGATCTTTCATCAAACAAGCTCGAAGGAAAGATTCCAAGTGAACTGGGCAATCTAAAAAAATTGTTCAATTTGAGCCTCGCAGAGAATTTTCTCCATGGAAGCATACCACAAGAAATTGGAGCACTGTCCAGTCTGGAGTTGTTGGATTTGTCATCAAACAACCTAAGTGATTTGGTACATGAATCAATTGGGAATTGTTTAAAGCTTCGCTCGCTAAATCTGAGCAGAAATAACTTCAAAGGAAACATCCCTGCCATGCTAGGGGTGTTGCACAACTTACAATACATGTTGGATTTAAGTGATAATTCATTTTCTGGGGCAATACCAAGCCAACTTAGTGGTCTGATCATGCTAGATACTTTGAACCTTTCGCACAATGAGCTTAATGGCTCCATCCCGCAATCATTCCAGAGTATGGAAAGCTTGATATCCATTGATGTATCTTACAATGAGTTGGAAGGACCAGTCCCAGAGAGTAAGATTTTCCATGGAGCTCCAATCAAGTGGTTCATGCATAATAAGATGCTATGTGGTGTAGTGAAAGGATTGCCCCCTTGTAGTAGTGCAACAAAGAGTGAAGGGAAAAATAATGGATACAGAACACTTGTACTAGTCATGGTTCTTGCTCTGGTATTGCTTGTTCTTGTAGCAGCCATATTTATGTTCCAACATGAAAGGAAAAAATCCAAGCCAATTAACACCGATAAAGTAACACAAGAAAAGGTCTTCTCTATTTGGAGTTTTGATGGGGAAAACATGTTCAAGCAAATCACTGAAGCAACCGACAATTTTAGTGAGCTACACTGCATAGGAACAGGAGGATATGGATCTGTCTACAAAGCTAGACTTGGAACATGTGAAATATATGCTGTGAAGAAGATACACATGGTAGAAGATGAGTGTTGCGTGAACGAGTTAGTGTTCAACCGGGAAGTCGAGGCACTGGTGCAGATTCGGCATCGAAACATCGTAAAACTGTTTGGGTATTGTTCCTCCAACCAAGGCAGATTTCTTATCTACGAATACATGGAGAGAGGAAACTTGGCAGAAATACTGAAGGCCAATGAAACGGCAATCGAGTTGAACTGGAAAAGGCGGATATATATTGTGTTGGACGTGGTTCATGCTTTGGCATACATGCATCATGATTGTTCGTCACCTATAGTCCACCGAGATATAACAAGCAGAAATATTTTGCTTGATCAGGAGTTTAGAGCTTGTGTCTCTGATTTTGGTACGGCTAAAATTCTCAATGTTAATGGCCTCAATCTCACAAAGCTTGCTGGGACAAAAGGCTATCTTGCCCCAG AGCTAGCATACACAGAGAATGTGACGGAGATGTGCGATGTATACAGCTTCGGAGTGTTGGTTCTCGAGCTATTTATGGGTTTATATCCAGGCGATTTGCTCTCGTCAATCTACTTGATGACCAACAAAAATGGCGTGTGTCTGAAAGATCTGCTGGACTCCAGGCTCGTGCTCCCGGACGCTGAAACTGCTAGGGAAATGCACGGCGTGCTCAGCGTTGCATTTCAGTGCCTGGAGCCTAACCCATTACGCAGACCAACGGCAAGACGTGCAAGTGATCAGTTATCTGCTGGGACTAAGACATGTGAAGATCAACATGTTGATTATCTGCATGTTGTCTTCACTATTCCTGCCCAGTAA